The sequence below is a genomic window from Sebastes fasciatus isolate fSebFas1 chromosome 18, fSebFas1.pri, whole genome shotgun sequence.
CAGCGGGTCTGGGACTGGATGGCCCGTCGGCAGATCGGACACTCGTCTTTCTTTTTCCGCCACAGCTCGATGCAGTGCCTGCAGAAGCTGTGAGCGCAGTTCAGGATGACCGCCTGCAGACGACATCGATACAGATATTCAAAAAAGTTGATTTTATTGTAGAAGcgttcatgtttttgtgtcttatcttccagggttattatagtacactaaaactaaaatgaaaataatcagtcaaaaatattgttagtcaactgaaactaaataaaaacaatatcctttaagaaaaactaaactgaaacgatattgcctggttaaaaactaataaaaatccAGGAGATGGCGCTATGCCGCAATTGCTTCTTTAAAGCAGCgtgaagattaaacattaattattaagGCCATTCCTACACCACTCTCCAACCATATTTTGTATctatatgtagctacatacttctgagacattataacaaaaacaaactaaaactaaatatagaaAAACTAAACCTCTCTgagaaactgaaactaaactaaaactagcaaacacactctgaaaactaactgaaactaaactaaaacgaaatcgaaaagtcaaaactaaaataaaataaaaactaatagaAAACTCCTACAGCCTTGCTATCTTCTGAAACACCTCAAAAAGAAAGCACAAGTTGTAAATCACTAGATGTAGTGCATATAGTTTCATTGCTGTGCCATAATTGCTGTATTCAGTTTTTATACCTGTTCTACTCATTTTCAACGGCGTGTTTAGCTGACTCTTCATCCTACCTCAATGAAGAGCTCGGAGCAGATGATGCACTGAAGCTCGTTCTCCAAAACTTCAGTCACTTGTGTAACTACTTCCTCCTTTTGGGCCTTggccttttctttctcctcctgcaaaaaaaatataaataataaatgaataaagcttTGCTGATGccaaacaatacaaaaaaacgTAAAGCTTAAATGACTGTGAATGTCGTCGTACCTTTGTCACTTCTagctctttgtttttggccaaGAGAATCTCCTCAAAGCCTTCCCGAGAAAGGGCGAGTTCGTCTATTACTTTCTTTTGCTGAGGACGTTGAAAACAGTTTGACAAATAAACTACTTTAAAAATTGTTAGTCATTTGTATGCATGCAAGAGCACTGTAAAAGACTTTCACATCATACTGTACAATCTGTGTCTGGTTGCTTGTTTTTGTCgtgtaacaataaataaaagttcCAGTTTTATGCGACGTACCTCCTGCAAGGCTTCTTCCAACTGTTTTTTCAAAAGCTCCTCTTGTTGCTGTGTTTTCTGTGCCTAAACACATTTAGATTACACTTTCATTAGTTATTTGATcagttatttataaaaaaaagaaaattaaaaaaaagaaagtcgaCAGTGCTACTGTTACTAGTGTTAGCtttttggtgccttcaaatgaaactcgtgagctcgtacACGGGAAGTCGTGTATACGATATGCTtagcgttcaagtggttaagtcgtgagaacaccgctgctaagcaacggcaatgttaacgttactgtcggcgtctagaagcctcAGAGGCTAAGGCATAGTGTCAGAGGGAAAAGATGaggtcgttgggaatatcaacattttcctcagacatattataaaattacaaagaaaaacaatatacgactaaaattacaatatgttaacttattatgcaccgaaaaatttacTTCCATGTCCTCCGctatttctgacaacgtcaacaaacacgtcacaactcgtgaactcggagctttcagaaacctGACACAGAgggttcatatggactcttctagTGAACaaggtaaacacgaccccatttgaaggcaccatatatCATCAAGTTTCATACCTAGTATACGTTTTAAAAGTAAACAACTATTGATTCAATTACAGAAATGTACTACTTTCAATACTGCACACAGAGTTGTTGGTGATGCATTATTCCATGAATGAAAGGAGTTAGAGAAGAACCTCTCACCTCTAGCTGCCTCTTAGTTTCACTGAAGGACTTCTCTAACGTCTCCATCCGGTGCATCTTGGCTCGGAGCGTCTCCAGCTGACCCTGCAGCTCCCTGACATGCTCCTCTCTGAGCGGGTCAGCCTGCTGGGGCTCCCCCCCCAGCGAGGCTACCTGCCTCTGGGTGTCGACTACCTGCTCCCTCAGCATCAGGATGTTCTGGCTGTACCTGCAAACAGAaataattggaaaaaaaacattctaacAACCTTTTGGGTTATTTAAAAGATTGCGATGGATGCATCTTTCAGAAAAAACTGATGCAAATGGAAGGGCACAAATGTACATCTGTAAGTTGTCCAGATCACACGGAGCACAGGAGCCATCTGAGGGCCGGTCTACTTCCTGGACTTGTCTGCTGGGTCCAGTTTCTTCCGGCTGGGTGTGACTGAGCCTCTGCTGCCGTTTCACTGGCGACAGAGGGCAGGGCTTCGCAAAGGACTTGTCTGCAGAGGAGCAGCGGTAGAGTTTGTGCTTTGAGGTAGACGGCTCAACTTCCTCCGCGGTAAACTTCCTCTTGTTCTTCTTGGGAACGGGGGCCGCTTTAGCCAAGTGGAGTTTAATGTCTTTGAGGGGCCGCTGGACGAGGATGTAGTCAAACTCCACTTTTGTTCCAATCACAGGAACCCCAAGTTGTATGGAGTCTCCGAACCTCAGCTGATGGGCTTCTTCGGCGGGTATTCGGTTTCCATTCACCCACACGCCGTTGAGactctgaggaaaaaaaacacaatgcttTCTTTATCAGCTGCAGttgaatatgatattcatataCAAAGAATAACAAGAACATAAtaccactttattaggtacacctgtaaaATCTCTTtcaatttgactgttatcaggccattaaataaaCGTTATCGGTCCCTATAAGCACCACAGATGTCCCGGTCATTAGGGGCCTTAATAAATTGCACTGCAATTGCAAAAAATCTCTCAGGAATTATAGTTCAAGTGTaaactttttaatgcagcaacaaattggtcagaACTTAAACAGGacttcaaattccagtatataatgtataaagtatataaatatagaattgaattcgatggatcggccccattgtcatcactacctgatccagctatttgagtcagtatccgGTATCAGTGCACGCctaaaaaacagttaggtttacgcaacaaaactacaacttctttaggtttaggtaacaaaaacacttagtgaAGTTGCActacttgcacactttgctattgtatatagtatgttattttttattctatgttcatattttaagttagttgtagtagtcCAGTATATtcatagtgtattctaatatattctttgTATTGTGtttactatagatattatctctagtgttgatatgtatatttactgttcctgtacATTGCCTGGTTAACATGCTGCTATAACACAATtgtcccaatttgggatcaataaagtacatctatctatctatctatctatctatctatctatctatctatctatctatctatcctctCTGTAGGACAACATATTGAAACATGTAAGACAACATGCataaaagaaatgtgtttttttgtgtatatttCTTTTACTCATTTTGTAATTTGTTTATTAGATAATATTTAGATTTGTTTATATAACAAAATCAatcaaataagataagataagatattcctttattagtcccgcagtggggaaatttgcagtgtacagcagcaaaggggatagtgcaaaaaacaaaaagcatcagctaacacagtaaaaaaaaaaaaaaatagttaaataaagtgtaacaaaatatgaaccatttaaatagaaggaagtataaaaaataggagcagtgtatacagtatttacaataAACACACTATTAAAAAATTGCACAATTATATTGCACATTGAGAAAACATGGCCAGTGctccctcagatatcgtggtgtacaaatatggaacgcCAAAATAAACGTTATCAAGAGCTctttatccttagaacattttaaaacgacattatcatcacatttaattaatgatgtctaattatcttttgatatgtttagataaatgtattttcttctgtactgttttttgtatgtatttcattgtttgtattggattgttttccactgtttggtttttctgcacattttgtgtacttttttgttgttgtttaacttttgttgtttaacttttgttgtattttttaaatgatgttagtttagatccttattccttttttgttattgttttgttttctttctcctgTTGTTGGGGGGTCATTTGTATAAACCTGTGGCTTCTtcacctctcctgacacatttcttgttttttttaattgactgTGCAGttgtatatatgtgcaaataaataaaataaaataaatagaaagaaatgaaaagtaTTGCACAATGTGAAttacaaacataaacaaagataaGAAGGTCATATATTACCTTCTTGTCTGTCACTGTCCACTGTCCATCCTCCCTCTGTTTGAAGGTGCAGTGCAGTCTGGAGATCATCAGAGGACAGGTTGGAGACAGCAGCTGGTGGGTCACATCCAGACCTCGTCCGATGGTGATCTGagaagtcaaaaacaaacatgtacaaacaacaacagacagttaGCCACCTAGCctagctgctgcagctgttagctcataaaaacatataaaaacatgtaGATACACTACCATAACGACAAGCTAAAGAAACATAAGCATGAAGCATGAAGGAGGAATACATTCCATGTGACTAATGAGCACGTTTTAGTTTCTAATTTAAAGTTTTAACATGAAACAAAGTTAGCATtcgcattagcattagcattagcattagcacctctgtgttgtgtgtgaggCGGATCCAGTCGGAGTTTCTTTCCACTCTCATCAAACATGAAGCCTCAGAGTCTGGACTGTCGTCCTCCTCCGCAGCAGACGAGTCCGTCGTTACAGTCTCCATCTTATCTCATCCTGTCAGAGGTTAACACCTGGAACACCTGAAACAGCTGGAACACCTGAAACACCTGAAGCACCTGAAACACGAAgctaactgttgttgttgttccatAGCTGGAGAGCTAGCTGACGGAGCTAACGGAGCTAACGTTCTACTACAGAGGGTCAAGAGGAGAGATGACAGGGCGAAAACCGGAAACGTTCGgtttgttttcaaaataaaggcgttagatgagtttatttaaaaaaaaaaattgtttttattatttattatttattttattattattattttattattttttattattttgtatttttgtattttattattttttatttatattattattatactatttattacttaaaaagAAAACCCTGCCTGATATTCAACGGTGAACACGTGAACTTGAGGCAACTTTTATTACACACAGCCAAATAATTTCAATGCGTCAGTTTCATTGACGCTTCCATGactgcaaataaatgtatttacactgacttgaagatggatggatggatatttattacttatttttatttattatttattttaattttattcttttttattcttttattttttaattttttaattttattattatttttaatttttaattttattattttctattttttttataatttattatttttttattttattactttttatttattttaatttcaattttttattttattttattttattattttgcatttatttttatcttattattatttttattttattatttattattattattattatttttattattttattctgttttatttattttaatttaattttttttaattttattatatttttaatttttattattttattatacattttaattttctttttattttattcttttttatttactttttttttattattttctatttattttaattttattattttttatttattttaattttattatttatcattttttaatttaattattttttaaatttttaatttttttattatttattattttttaatttttaattttattattattttttatttgtatttttttctaatatttttaatattattatttattttattttatttgtattttttttgtgttttgcaaGTTTCAATTGTTAAGTCTCAAACCTGCAAACTAGCACCTCTCATCTCCAGGCATGTTGCAATCTTTCCTTAAGTTTTATAGTTTGAACTGAAACATTCACTTAGTGGCTTGGTGactgtattttaatttttttaatttttttattagaaaCTGCGTTAATTccaaagaaagaaccacacggacctgggGGAAAGTGCTTGGTTGAAATTACTTTTtcctcgttaagttatgactttattcttgtaatattactactttttttcttgtaaattctgacttcattctcctaatatcacaacttttttctcgtaatattacaactttttttctcgtaaagttatgactttattctcgtaatattacaactttttttctcgtaaagttatgaatttattcttgtaatattacgacttttttctcgtaaagttatgacttaattctcgtaatatcacaatttttttttttcaaagttgcCCTAACACTCCCTCATATAAACTAGCTAATTTACTcgataatgaaaaaaatagtgactgcacctttaaattaaatgcccattttttttcctgcagcaCCAGGCATCCCGTTACCGCCCACTCGGGCGACCCCTAGATCCTAAAACAAGCTCACCCCAGAGCTCCGGGGGCGGGACATCCGGTCTGCTGCGGATGTGATATTAGGGTGAGCAGACAGAAAGGGCTTGGTCGGTCTAACTGTGTGTAACTGTGCAGCTCCGGACCAGCAGATCAACCGGGCggactctgctgctgcttctgcccCGCTAGAGGAGCCTCATCCCCGGCTATGCTGCCCTGAGAGCCCCGCCGGTCTCCACCCAACACCCAACATGTCAGATGTCAACAAGACTATTCAGAAATGGCACAACAGCTTTAAGAAAGCCACAGACTTTGACTCGTGGGGACAATTAGTGGAGGCTGTAGATGAGTACCACATGTAAGTTGCATGCAACATGTGCATCCTGCCTCTCACACAGCTGgtttattctcatattaatgTGCAGCATGTTTGCAGACAAGAGGATGCTTCAGTAGAAGTTGCATCCTAATgtgagctgtcagtcagctgtcTCCTCTCAGCAGTAAACAAACCCAACCCATCCTCATCCATGACGTGATGTGGCAgtggttgcagcagcagcagagcttgtGTTGGTGGTTGCATCTCCACATTCATTCAGCACTTTTATTTCATAAAGACAGTCatggaaaggaaaaaaatgcatgtttgaTTATGTGTCATGCAGTTGCAGAAATGAGGCCAATATTCCCTCCAGAGTGTTGAGAAATAGTGAGCCACACCCTCTCATTGTTATGGAGGGTTTTCATCTGTTTACTGAGGACTGTCTGCTGCTTTCACTCAATATATATAGtctttatatgtttttaaaCATCTGTCATCTGCTTTGTCTTTAATGTTTTATCTGAAATTacactaataatataatatttagatgctgatttttttgtttttcaccagAAGGGGGTGCAAATATGCatgatttttatatatatatgcacaagTTTTGCTGCAAAGCATGAACTCAtcttctgtgttgtttttttttagtttggcgAGACAACTGCAGAAAGAAGTCCAGTCAACAAATTCAACAGACTTCACAGAGGAGCAGAAGGTAATCATTACACATCTCTCTGTAACCTCTGGACAGGAGGGTGAGCTATTCTGCATAAATTAACAAgtgtgtttatttcttttttttatttttgttttttagaaaaCTATAGGAAAGATTGCAACATGCCTGGAGATGAGAGGGGCCAGTTTGCAGGtttgtgtcttttctttttttccaacactgtttttattgtgcttttaacAATTGAAACTTGCAAAacacaaaagtaataataaaataaaataaataatataaaaaataaaataaaataaataataaataataaataataaaataaaaaataataattctggttaagaaaaaatatttcccttttattttttattgtaattaatattaatatttctgaaaaaaacggacacatttaaaacataaaaagtccaaaaaacatCAGAATCAGCCTTAAAAAAGACTAGACTGTAGAACATATACTCCTCTTCAGGTCATTAAAGCCAAAAATCAAAGCAAAAGCTTATAAATGAACTTTTCTAAAGATGTCGAGTATTAACTGTGTCTGCTCTTCTTCTGCAGTGCACTCAGTCAAAGGAGGATTTCAAGTTAGAAGAGCTGAAGCGACTGGAAACCAGTAAGTGTGTCGACTGGGAGTTAAAGTTTCTACTTGTTAATCCTTCTGTCTTGAATGGATATTCTGATCTTCCTCCTTCTGTCAACAGTTATTCAAAATATTCAGACCTACAACAAAGAGTTTCCCTTTGACGTGCAGCCAGTGCCCTTAAGGTAAACATCCATCACTAAACATCTCATTGAGTTTGTATTTTACAGAATATCCTGATGTGATTAAACCTGCtgtccctcactctctctctctctctctcaggaaaATCCTGGCTCCAGGTGAAGAGGAGAACTTGgagctggaggaagaggaggatgctgCAGCAGGAGCCGGTTCTACGGAGGCGTTCCCCCCGCGAGCCCCCGGTATCGTACACCCGTCTTTATATTAACAAAACACTCTCCGCTGTTTGAGTCGTTGTGTCCTGTTGGTCACGTTGTCCTGTTTTCTGAGGGCTGTTTGacttgtgtgtgtcttttttgtttctttctgtcGGTGCTGTGCATGGCTTCATCGCTCATTCCCTCCCGCCTGCTTCATTTGAAGCTTCGCAAGGTAACGGCTTCTATCGACCGACATCTGGATCTGTCCTCTGCTGCATGACAGACGTGTTTTTATCTGTGATAATAGACATGGCTTGTTGCTGAACTGACAAAAGTGTGAATAAAGAAGAGTTAATTTTAGAAACTGATGGTTCTTTTAGATTCTAATCTTTGGTCTTTGGTCATGTCACCACCACCTATTATGGCAATTGTTAATGTCTGTAACCTTTGTCCTCTACAGGTACCTTGTTGCCACGGTTACCCTCAGAGCCTGGGATGACACTACTTACACTAAAGATTGAGAAAATTGGGTTGAAGGATGCGGGGCAGTGCATCGATCCGTATATGACCATCAGTGTCAAAGGTTCGTAGTGAAGTCCCATCACCTTGAAGTCTTGAAAAATCGGGAGTATAAAATGTCCGTTCTGTTAAAAACCCGAGAGCACGTTCTGCGTTTCTCTGCATGCAGATGTGAACGGCGTCGATGTGAACCCGGTGCAGGACACACCGGTGGCCTCCAGGAAAGAAGACACCTACATTCACTTCAGCGTGGACGTGGAGATCCAGAGACATGTGGAGAAATTACCTAAAGGTAAAACCTTAAAAAATCACATACTATAAATATTACTAACTTCACAAAATTCCTTAAACACATTAAAGGATGGTTCTGGCTATATTCCACAGTTTATTTTTGATAGCCAACAAATCCaatgctgctgtaaatactgaAGGAACTCAATGCAGGGTTATCAtcgtaaactaaaactgaaactaaaacgcaaaataagcagtgaaaaatattgtcgtaaactaaaatgaaacaaaaacaatatcgTCTAagaaaaatgaaactgaaatgaTATCGCCTGGTtaacaaaacaaattaaaataaagttttagttttttagcttCAATATATcattactggaaaaaaaaaagagacagcatgaattttcttgtgacattgaaccacagaaatttgACTTGATTCCAGGAGATGGTACTATGTCACAATTGCTTCACAGTTAATCTCTACTGTTTTTCACATGCAGTCTAGTTTTGTATAAGTAAATAACAAgaacatttatataaatattttagtcGATCAAATGCCATTTAACCAAGCTATTCAGCTCAGGTCGAATGTTAACCAACTGCTACTCAAGTTGATTCCCAAATCAAAAgatttaaacattatggccattcctacacagttctccaaccaggtattttttatttatacagtatgtagcttcaaacttctgagacattatagctggctctaacaaaaacaaacaaaatttactgtaaaactaaatatacaaaaagtgaaaactaactaaaactagcaaacacactctgaaaactaactaaactaaaaataactaaactaaactaactaactaaaactaaccCCCCAAATGTATGTTAATCCACATCTGAAAATGGTGCCTAATAAATACACTATTTACTCTTGTTTATATAACGTTGGCTAAAAAGTACAATCAATGCCCAGAAGATTTAGGAAATCACTActtagaataataaaataaattatatgtgtcttttttttgcaaGACAAGGCAGGGCAGTATTGAGAGATGAACTAACACATTTTTAGTTTTGGTCTGTTGAAAgttaagaaaaatgaaaaatatagaataaggCCAGTCTCATCCTTTAATGTCATCGAGATGTAGACGTGCTAGTGTGCAGAAAGATTAGAGGTAattatttctagggctgtcctcgaccaaagaaattgttagtcgactaacacttgtacaaaaaatagcataaaaaacgactaatgactaaagaaatcttagtcaactataAGACCAAGACAAGCGATCagttgactaattgactaagaggaggcagcccctaattatttattatgttaacCCTCCTATTCATTTAGCTAAACCCGCTATATATTCTTCTTCCAGGAGCAGCTATCTTCTTTGAATTCAAGCACTACAAACCTAAGAAGAGGTTTACCAGCACTAAATGTTTCGCCTTCATGGAAATGGACGAGATCAAACCGGGCCCCATCGTCATCGAACTGTGAGTCAACGGACGTTTACATGATTTTTAAAGGGATTCTCCTTCTTTGTGTCTCTAAACGTGAAGCATTATAAACTGTTATCTCTTTAATTTCAGGTACAAGAAGCCCACGGACTTCAAGCGGAAGAAACTGCAGCTTCTAACAAAGAAACAACTCTATCT
It includes:
- the rnf8 gene encoding E3 ubiquitin-protein ligase rnf8 isoform X2, which codes for METVTTDSSAAEEDDSPDSEASCLMRVERNSDWIRLTHNTEITIGRGLDVTHQLLSPTCPLMISRLHCTFKQREDGQWTVTDKKSLNGVWVNGNRIPAEEAHQLRFGDSIQLGVPVIGTKVEFDYILVQRPLKDIKLHLAKAAPVPKKNKRKFTAEEVEPSTSKHKLYRCSSADKSFAKPCPLSPVKRQQRLSHTQPEETGPSRQVQEVDRPSDGSCAPCDLDNLQMYSQNILMLREQVVDTQRQVASLGGEPQQADPLREEHVRELQGQLETLRAKMHRMETLEKSFSETKRQLEAQKTQQQEELLKKQLEEALQEQKKVIDELALSREGFEEILLAKNKELEVTKEEKEKAKAQKEEVVTQVTEVLENELQCIICSELFIEAVILNCAHSFCRHCIELWRKKKDECPICRRAIQSQTRCLALDNCIDSMVDNLSLDLKLRRQTLITERKGESSSLRSGDGDPR
- the rnf8 gene encoding E3 ubiquitin-protein ligase rnf8 isoform X1; translated protein: METVTTDSSAAEEDDSPDSEASCLMRVERNSDWIRLTHNTEITIGRGLDVTHQLLSPTCPLMISRLHCTFKQREDGQWTVTDKKSLNGVWVNGNRIPAEEAHQLRFGDSIQLGVPVIGTKVEFDYILVQRPLKDIKLHLAKAAPVPKKNKRKFTAEEVEPSTSKHKLYRCSSADKSFAKPCPLSPVKRQQRLSHTQPEETGPSRQVQEVDRPSDGSCAPCDLDNLQMYSQNILMLREQVVDTQRQVASLGGEPQQADPLREEHVRELQGQLETLRAKMHRMETLEKSFSETKRQLEAQKTQQQEELLKKQLEEALQEQKKVIDELALSREGFEEILLAKNKELEVTKEEKEKAKAQKEEVVTQVTEVLENELQCIICSELFIEAVILNCAHSFCRHCIELWRKKKDECPICRRAIQSQTRCLALDNCIDSMVDNLSLDLKLRRQTLITERKAAHSVQVMVIHDDDSSSSSRSSRSSRSSRSSRSSGTSGTGSGFGTDSDGSMLSVDSSLSSVVSVYTDSSVQLDSSPFYIGYSDESANEVED
- the aida gene encoding axin interactor, dorsalization-associated protein isoform X2, translated to MSDVNKTIQKWHNSFKKATDFDSWGQLVEAVDEYHILARQLQKEVQSTNSTDFTEEQKKTIGKIATCLEMRGASLQCTQSKEDFKLEELKRLETIIQNIQTYNKEFPFDVQPVPLRKILAPGEEENLELEEEEDAAAGAGSTEAFPPRAPGTLLPRLPSEPGMTLLTLKIEKIGLKDAGQCIDPYMTISVKDVNGVDVNPVQDTPVASRKEDTYIHFSVDVEIQRHVEKLPKGAAIFFEFKHYKPKKRFTSTKCFAFMEMDEIKPGPIVIELYKKPTDFKRKKLQLLTKKQLYLHLHQTLLKDS
- the aida gene encoding axin interactor, dorsalization-associated protein isoform X1, encoding MSDVNKTIQKWHNSFKKATDFDSWGQLVEAVDEYHILARQLQKEVQSTNSTDFTEEQKKTIGKIATCLEMRGASLQCTQSKEDFKLEELKRLETIIQNIQTYNKEFPFDVQPVPLRKILAPGEEENLELEEEEDAAAGAGSTEAFPPRAPASQGTLLPRLPSEPGMTLLTLKIEKIGLKDAGQCIDPYMTISVKDVNGVDVNPVQDTPVASRKEDTYIHFSVDVEIQRHVEKLPKGAAIFFEFKHYKPKKRFTSTKCFAFMEMDEIKPGPIVIELYKKPTDFKRKKLQLLTKKQLYLHLHQTLLKDS